One Aliidiomarina minuta genomic region harbors:
- a CDS encoding Zn-dependent hydrolase, with protein MYNIDLPRLKSTLLELSQIGFNEEDHGMYRQGFTDDDMKARHWLLDMARKEGFIADMDGAGNVWFGLGELDKPAVIIGSHLDTVPAGGIFDGALGVIAGLEVLRVIKDNNIQLDFPLRVVGTAEEEGRFGGMFGAQSITGKLNMDWLLSARDADGMYLTDAMKNQGLNPMDALEVAWPQDRIKNFFELHIEQGPVLEKMDIPIGIVDGISGVFKWIVHLKGKADHAGTAPMDMRSDAFMGLADFAHEITRIIDENGTDKTRITVGKVQLKPGYPHTVPGEAIFTIVGRDMSEDIMRDLADVCDKTLNSIARRHRLRFEREEASWLPPHYCTDSMIELMEQKAQDRGWPFLRMPSGAGHDVQFFTEVTEAGLIFIPSVNGVSHAPDEWSHWHHVEKGANLLLDCVLDKVSKD; from the coding sequence ATGTACAATATCGACCTGCCACGTTTAAAAAGTACGCTGCTTGAACTTTCGCAAATAGGCTTTAACGAAGAAGACCATGGCATGTATCGCCAGGGGTTTACTGACGACGATATGAAAGCACGCCACTGGTTATTGGACATGGCGCGCAAAGAAGGTTTTATTGCTGACATGGACGGTGCCGGAAATGTCTGGTTTGGACTGGGTGAGTTGGACAAGCCTGCCGTTATTATTGGTTCTCATTTAGATACCGTGCCTGCAGGCGGTATTTTTGATGGCGCGCTGGGGGTGATTGCAGGCCTGGAAGTTCTGCGTGTCATTAAAGACAACAATATTCAGCTTGATTTCCCCCTACGGGTGGTTGGCACCGCTGAAGAAGAAGGCCGTTTTGGCGGTATGTTCGGCGCCCAATCGATCACCGGTAAGTTGAATATGGACTGGCTGCTGTCCGCCCGGGACGCCGATGGCATGTACCTGACCGACGCTATGAAGAACCAGGGATTAAACCCCATGGATGCTCTTGAGGTCGCCTGGCCTCAGGACCGCATAAAAAACTTTTTTGAATTGCATATCGAGCAAGGCCCTGTGCTTGAGAAAATGGATATCCCCATTGGTATCGTGGACGGTATTTCTGGTGTATTTAAGTGGATAGTACATCTCAAAGGCAAAGCGGATCATGCTGGAACCGCCCCTATGGATATGCGTAGTGATGCTTTCATGGGGCTGGCGGATTTTGCCCATGAAATCACTCGTATTATTGATGAGAATGGAACGGATAAGACACGCATTACTGTGGGTAAAGTACAACTTAAGCCAGGTTATCCACATACGGTGCCGGGTGAAGCTATTTTCACCATTGTCGGACGTGACATGAGCGAAGACATTATGCGTGATTTGGCCGATGTCTGTGATAAGACTCTTAATTCTATAGCTCGCCGCCACCGATTACGTTTTGAACGTGAAGAAGCCAGCTGGTTGCCGCCTCATTATTGTACCGACTCGATGATTGAGTTAATGGAGCAAAAAGCACAGGATCGCGGCTGGCCGTTTTTGCGCATGCCTAGTGGTGCGGGTCATGATGTGCAGTTTTTTACTGAGGTTACTGAGGCTGGGTTGATTTTTATCCCGTCAGTAAACGGGGTCAGTCATGCACCAGATGAATGGTCGCACTGGCATCATGTAGAAAAAGGGGCCAACCTGCTTTTAGACTGCGTGCTGGATAAAGTGAGTAAAGATTGA
- the ccoG gene encoding cytochrome c oxidase accessory protein CcoG — MEQKISVQKVPPAQVNIQQPESSKRDNNYAPNSRIYVRDVKGRVETMRRLLGFALMAVFVILPWLTYNGEQAILLDIVNQRFRIFGLTLWPQDLTILAWIFMISAFALFLITTLFGRVWCGFTCPQTTWTFIYMWFERKLEGSRHQRMKLDQRPMNADKFIRKFLKHSIWLVVALLTAMTFVGYFTDIRQLFSEFFVFQSSAWAVGSILFFTFATYGNAGWMREIMCTHICPYARFQSAMFDKNTFIVAYDEKRGEPRGPRSRKADPKEKGLGDCIDCNLCVQVCPTGIDIRNGLQYECINCGACIDACDDVMEKMGYPKKLISFTTEKRLEGGKTKIFRFKSVGYGLALLALTGLLVLDILFRIPLEFDATRDRNTLYRENQQGFIENVYTLRIINKSQQSQVYSLSAHGIEDLDYYGPGQVELSGGEVRSIPVTVAIDPYFLDTSLTEISFTIQAEDDERIRKTINSNFIYQ; from the coding sequence ATGGAACAGAAAATAAGCGTGCAGAAGGTCCCTCCTGCTCAGGTTAATATTCAGCAGCCGGAATCCAGCAAGCGGGATAACAACTACGCTCCAAATAGTCGCATCTACGTGCGCGATGTAAAAGGTCGTGTGGAAACCATGCGCCGACTGCTGGGCTTTGCTCTGATGGCCGTGTTTGTCATCTTGCCCTGGCTTACCTATAACGGCGAACAGGCCATATTGCTGGATATTGTGAATCAGCGTTTCCGTATTTTTGGCCTTACTCTGTGGCCACAGGATCTGACTATTCTGGCCTGGATCTTTATGATTTCAGCCTTTGCTTTATTTCTGATTACCACCCTGTTTGGCCGGGTCTGGTGTGGCTTTACCTGCCCACAAACCACCTGGACGTTTATTTACATGTGGTTTGAGCGCAAGCTGGAAGGTTCACGGCACCAGCGTATGAAGCTGGATCAACGGCCAATGAATGCAGATAAGTTTATCCGTAAATTTCTTAAGCACAGTATCTGGTTGGTTGTCGCTTTGCTTACGGCGATGACGTTTGTCGGTTATTTTACGGATATTCGCCAATTATTCAGCGAGTTTTTTGTTTTTCAGTCGAGTGCCTGGGCGGTTGGCAGCATCCTCTTTTTTACCTTTGCAACTTATGGCAATGCGGGTTGGATGCGCGAAATCATGTGCACGCATATTTGCCCGTATGCGCGTTTTCAGTCAGCCATGTTTGATAAAAATACTTTTATTGTGGCTTATGACGAAAAACGTGGAGAGCCCCGTGGCCCTCGCAGTCGTAAGGCCGACCCTAAAGAAAAGGGTCTGGGTGACTGTATTGATTGTAACCTCTGTGTTCAGGTATGCCCGACCGGTATCGATATTCGTAACGGTTTACAGTACGAATGTATTAATTGTGGGGCTTGTATCGATGCCTGTGACGATGTCATGGAGAAAATGGGCTACCCTAAAAAGCTGATTAGCTTTACCACCGAGAAGCGGCTGGAAGGCGGTAAAACTAAAATATTCCGTTTTAAGAGTGTTGGTTATGGGCTGGCCTTGCTGGCGCTTACGGGCCTCTTAGTTCTGGACATTTTGTTCCGTATTCCACTTGAATTTGATGCTACCCGGGATCGCAATACGTTATACCGCGAGAATCAGCAGGGCTTTATTGAAAACGTCTATACCTTGAGGATTATCAATAAGTCGCAACAGTCTCAGGTCTATTCGCTTTCTGCCCATGGCATTGAAGATCTTGATTATTATGGGCCGGGGCAGGTTGAGCTGAGCGGCGGTGAAGTGCGTAGTATTCCAGTGACGGTAGCTATCGACCCTTATTTCCTTGATACTAGCCTGACCGAAATAAGTTTCACTATTCAGGCCGAAGATGATGAGCGCATTCGAAAAACCATTAACAGTAATTTTATTTATCAATGA
- a CDS encoding serine/threonine protein kinase, with amino-acid sequence MSELSQQDFSFQGLTPDLIMDALESVDVWPESGLLALNSYENRVYQFIAANNKRYVVKFYRPERWTDAQILEEHSFTKELLEAEIPVVAPLELAGSTLPHYKGYRFAVFNSVGGRALEADQEEHLFQLGRQIGRLHMVGKARPFKERPLLFMPQDLIDAEATLTECSLIPQAMRTPFFTIFRHVVDRLKDFDIKQVNSIRLHGDCHVGNLLWGDQGLTFVDLDDCRQGPAIQDLWMMLSGDRYAQQLQLDTLVDGYDEFASFDTKELALIEPLRAWRIIQYMAWLAKRWQDPAFPRSFSWFAEEAYWERQVLTLKEQLAAFDESPLSLQPGY; translated from the coding sequence ATGAGTGAGTTGAGCCAGCAGGACTTCAGTTTTCAGGGGCTGACTCCGGATCTGATTATGGATGCGCTGGAGTCCGTTGATGTCTGGCCTGAGTCGGGGTTGTTGGCATTAAACAGCTACGAGAACCGCGTTTATCAGTTTATCGCGGCCAATAATAAAAGATATGTGGTTAAGTTTTACCGGCCTGAACGCTGGACAGATGCACAAATACTGGAAGAGCACAGCTTTACTAAAGAGTTGCTGGAGGCTGAAATTCCTGTAGTTGCGCCACTGGAGTTAGCCGGTAGTACTTTACCTCATTACAAGGGATATCGATTTGCGGTCTTTAATAGCGTTGGAGGCCGGGCTTTAGAAGCTGATCAGGAAGAGCACTTGTTTCAGCTGGGGCGCCAGATTGGACGGTTACACATGGTGGGTAAAGCACGGCCTTTTAAAGAGCGTCCGTTGCTATTTATGCCACAGGATTTGATTGATGCGGAAGCGACCTTAACGGAATGCTCTCTGATTCCACAGGCCATGCGAACACCCTTTTTTACTATCTTCAGGCATGTTGTTGACAGACTTAAAGACTTTGATATCAAACAGGTCAACTCCATTCGCTTGCATGGTGATTGCCATGTCGGCAACTTATTGTGGGGTGACCAGGGGCTGACTTTTGTTGATCTGGATGATTGCCGCCAGGGGCCCGCGATTCAGGACCTATGGATGATGTTATCGGGCGATCGCTATGCTCAGCAGTTACAGCTGGATACCCTGGTTGATGGATACGATGAATTTGCTTCTTTTGACACTAAAGAACTGGCTTTAATTGAACCTTTACGCGCCTGGCGAATCATTCAATACATGGCATGGTTGGCTAAACGCTGGCAGGACCCCGCATTTCCCCGCAGTTTTAGCTGGTTTGCTGAGGAAGCATATTGGGAACGGCAGGTACTTACGCTTAAAGAACAACTGGCTGCTTTTGATGAAAGTCCGCTAAGCTTGCAGCCAGGTTATTAA
- a CDS encoding thiol:disulfide interchange protein DsbA/DsbL produces MKKFWLAIALTIGAMSSAQAMDFREGVHYEIVSEERTEKTEILDFFSFYCNACYQFQPFSNMLAEEFGDNFKKYHVDFVGPQGMGETIVQAWATASILDVKSELAPAVFRQHFAQRNISNSKDDLKTIFASIGVDGDEFERAYNSFPARSLTNRMRREAQKYDVRATPTFIVNGRYRMMSSGFRDSNNFFDDYLALAKYLVEKDS; encoded by the coding sequence ATGAAGAAGTTTTGGTTAGCAATAGCATTAACCATAGGTGCGATGAGTTCAGCTCAGGCTATGGATTTTCGTGAAGGCGTACATTATGAAATAGTGAGTGAGGAAAGAACGGAGAAGACTGAAATTCTGGATTTTTTCTCTTTTTATTGTAACGCCTGTTATCAGTTCCAGCCGTTTAGTAACATGCTGGCTGAAGAATTCGGCGATAATTTTAAAAAATATCATGTCGACTTTGTAGGCCCGCAGGGTATGGGAGAGACTATTGTTCAGGCATGGGCTACAGCTAGTATTCTGGATGTGAAGTCGGAGTTGGCACCCGCGGTTTTCCGTCAGCATTTTGCACAGCGTAATATCAGTAATTCTAAAGATGACCTGAAAACTATTTTTGCCAGTATTGGTGTCGATGGCGATGAGTTTGAACGTGCTTATAATAGCTTTCCGGCTCGCAGTCTGACTAACCGCATGCGCCGTGAAGCACAAAAATATGACGTTCGTGCAACTCCGACCTTTATCGTCAATGGTCGCTATCGCATGATGTCATCAGGTTTCCGTGACAGTAATAATTTCTTTGACGATTATCTTGCACTGGCAAAATATCTGGTTGAGAAAGACAGCTAA
- a CDS encoding mechanosensitive ion channel family protein — MDEWLSEIVGWFEWLEQYPSVYISLSILLLVVLAVFSNWVTKYVLLTGLTRLLQSTPIGKDELFNESRVIVRLANVVPALVLSYGVVLIPHLPEVIIQVVNNVAVAFIILTVALAISNFLGILNRLYERRPDASMTPIKGYVQVIKIVIYVIATLLVIATLIDRSPFILLSGLGAMAAVLMLVFQDTLLSLVASMQISSNDIVRIGDWVEMPHLNADGDVIDISLHVVKVQNWDKTITTIPTRRFIDSSFKNWRGMQQAGGRRMMRNIMIDQQSIRFLSAEDKDKLKRFSLLRGYLEEKQKEIDDWNKELEVKGEDPCNSRRLTNIGTFRAYVQLYLKHHPGIHQELFMLVRQLGPTADGLPLQVYAFSNDTAWGAYEGIQSDIFDHLYSVIADFGLRVFQHPSGIDLVSLRVDPKTTETEQQSEQAKQLDAEDLPPERDAAK, encoded by the coding sequence GTGGATGAATGGTTAAGTGAAATAGTGGGATGGTTTGAATGGCTGGAGCAGTATCCGTCTGTTTATATCTCCCTATCTATCCTGCTATTGGTTGTGTTGGCTGTTTTCAGTAACTGGGTAACTAAATATGTGTTGCTGACGGGGCTTACCCGTTTACTCCAGTCCACACCTATCGGCAAAGATGAGCTTTTTAATGAATCCCGTGTCATCGTACGTCTTGCCAATGTGGTTCCGGCTCTGGTGCTTTCATATGGTGTAGTGCTTATACCGCATTTGCCTGAAGTCATTATACAGGTAGTGAATAATGTGGCGGTGGCCTTCATTATTCTGACTGTAGCTTTGGCTATCAGCAATTTCCTGGGCATTCTGAATCGCTTATACGAGCGGCGTCCAGATGCCAGTATGACGCCGATAAAAGGTTACGTGCAGGTCATAAAGATAGTGATTTATGTCATCGCTACTCTGCTTGTCATTGCAACACTCATTGATCGCTCGCCTTTCATTTTGCTTTCTGGCCTGGGCGCCATGGCCGCGGTTTTGATGTTGGTATTTCAGGACACTTTATTGTCGTTAGTGGCCAGCATGCAAATCAGTTCAAATGATATTGTGCGTATTGGTGATTGGGTTGAAATGCCCCACTTAAATGCTGATGGCGATGTCATCGATATTTCACTTCATGTGGTTAAAGTGCAGAACTGGGACAAAACCATTACCACTATCCCAACCCGACGCTTCATAGACAGTTCGTTTAAAAACTGGCGTGGTATGCAGCAAGCCGGTGGCCGCCGCATGATGCGTAATATCATGATAGATCAGCAGAGCATTCGCTTTTTAAGTGCAGAAGATAAGGATAAACTCAAACGATTCAGCCTGTTACGCGGCTATCTTGAAGAGAAGCAAAAAGAGATTGATGACTGGAATAAAGAGCTGGAAGTAAAAGGAGAAGACCCCTGCAATTCCAGACGCTTGACGAACATAGGTACTTTTCGCGCTTATGTTCAGTTGTATCTGAAGCATCACCCCGGTATTCACCAGGAACTCTTTATGCTGGTGCGACAGTTAGGGCCTACTGCCGATGGTTTACCCCTGCAGGTATATGCCTTTAGCAATGATACCGCCTGGGGCGCCTATGAAGGTATTCAGTCGGATATCTTTGATCACCTCTACTCGGTCATTGCTGATTTTGGTTTGCGCGTATTTCAACATCCGAGTGGCATTGACCTGGTTTCTTTACGGGTCGACCCTAAGACTACGGAGACTGAGCAACAATCCGAGCAAGCTAAGCAGCTGGACGCTGAGGATCTGCCGCCTGAGCGTGATGCTGCAAAATAG